The genomic stretch GGTTGAAGGGGCATATTTTTGCCCCGCAAAGTTAATCTTTCACACCTCAAAGTATTGAATCAATATTAtgaacaactttttttttttggatgaataagcaTCTTCATTAACAAAATAAACCAAGAACACATTTACAACAAATATAGGCCTGATTAACAGACTGAAAACAGCCTACAAAGAGGCCAAAACCCAACAAAcagtagaaaaaaaattctagctaATATCCCAAAACAGTTAACCCAAACCCTTACAAAAGGCTAAACAAAAGCctcaaaacagaaacaaaactCAGCAAACTAGAGGAGAAAGACCCTATCCTCAAACAAGCCACAAAGAAAAACTGCAACAGCACCCTAATAGAGGAATCAGATTATCCTCAAAACCATAAGCAGACCCCCAAAAACTTGCAACATATCATCAACAAAACAGGCTTTCAGACAAGTTTCATAAGGAGCAGAGTAACATATTCTCCCTAGTCCTTGGGAACTTTCCTTTCCCAACAATTCGAGCATGAACTTCCCACAATACTTTCTTTAGAATCTACTCCTCAGTGAGTGGATGGCCTGTATGCTTAATTTCATTTCTAGTGCACCAAATATTATAAACTGCAGAACCCAAAGCCAGCCGACAAAGTAAGCCTTTAAGAGTATTACAACTCTAAGAACTACATCCTAGCTGAAGAATATCCTCCCATATGATAGGGGGGTTAGCCACTTTGCATCTAGTCATACAAAATCTCCAAATTCTATAACAAAAGCtgcattcaaaaaataaacgGTTTCGGCTCTCCATTTGATTCCTGCAAAAACAGCATTGAATATCTCCTCTATAAGCCAAACTCAGCAACCTTACTCCTGTACCCAACCTATCCTTTTTGGCAAGCCATAAAATGAAAGCTTGCTTAGGAATAGCTAAAGAAAACCAGACTAGTCTCCACCACTTAATCTGATCCATTTTTTCCCTAAGAGCCTCCCAAGTATCTGAACTTACATAGATACCTTTCCTAGAAGCAAGCCAAATAGGTTTATCACAAGAACCCAAACTGATTTCAGCAAGCCGAGTTTGAATATCCACCAGGCTTCAGACCTAGCAGGCCTCCAAAACCATTCTCCATTATggataacataaaataattttgcttCCACACTACTATGAGCATCATAAACAACTCTAAAACCATACTTCTCAAGAAGAATGCCATTAGGATGCCAAAGATCCAACCAGAGATGTATATTTCTTCCATCCCCAACCTCAAATCTCAAAAACTTCATAGCAGTATCCCTCAACCTGAGTAGCTTCCTCCAACACCAAGAGCAATTCTGTGGTATATTGACACTCCAAAAACTCTTGTGTTTCAGAAAATTTGCCTTAATCCAAGCCACCCATAAAGAACTTGATCTAGCAAACAAACTCCATATGTGTCTAAGCATAGAAGTCTTATTCCAGACATCAATTCTCTTCAGCTCCAAACCACCCTCTTTCTTAGGAAAACAAATATCATTCAAAGCCACTTTTGCTTTTGCAGCCTCCATATCCTTCCCATTCCATAAAAACCTATTAAATTTCTGCTCAATAGCCTTTATAACCTTCTTAGGCAGAATAAAAATGCTTGTTCAGTAAACTTGCAAACTATATAACACCGAAGAAAGAAGTTGAAGCCTACCTACATAAGAGAGATTTTTGAATAGCCAAGAATCAATACGCCTAGTAATTCTCTCCAAAAGCACCCCACAATCAGCATAAGAAAGCCTAGAAGAGATTAATGGGACCCCAAGATATCTCACAGGCAATTTCCCCTCCTTCATCTGCAAAGCATTCAATAAAACTTGCTTAATCCTATCTAAAATTCCAGAACAATAAAAAGAACTCTTCGAAGGATTAGCCTTCAGGCCAGACAAATCGTCAAACTCCACCAGAGCAGCCTTAATGACATTGATGGAACTCAAACTAGCttcagaaaaaataagaagatcaTTTGCAAAACATAGATGAGTAAGCTTCACCTTTAAGCATTTGGGATGGAATTTGAAGCCTGAATCATTACCAGTACATTCAGTTATGATTCTAGAAAAAACTTCCATAGCAAGGACAAACAAATAAGGAGACAAAGGATCTCCCTGccataaaccttttttttccttcaaaatatcCAACCAAAGTGCCATTCAAACAAACAGAGAACTTAGGAGAAGTGATAGACTTTTTGATCCAACTGAGAAACTTCTCaggaaaaccaaaacaatgGAGACAATATAT from Corylus avellana chromosome ca1, CavTom2PMs-1.0 encodes the following:
- the LOC132167566 gene encoding uncharacterized protein LOC132167566; translation: MTLFLISGTLQLHTMSEIFAAGFESIDLFQAAWPVVGQEVVKAIKDFFLSGFKFHPKCLKVKLTHLCFANDLLIFSEASLSSINVIKAALVEFDDLSGLKANPSKSSFYCSGILDRIKQVLLNALQMKEGKLPVRYLGVPLISSRLSYADCGVLLERITRRIDSWLFKNLSYVIKAIEQKFNRFLWNGKDMEAAKAKVALNDICFPKKEGGLELKRIDVWNKTSMLRHIWSLFARSSSLWVAWIKANFLKHKSFWSVNIPQNCSWCWRKLLRLRDTAMKFLRFEVGDGRNIHLWLDLWHPNGILLEKYGFRVVYDAHSSVEAKLFYVIHNGEWFWRPARSEAWWIFKLGLLKSVWVLVINLFGLLLGKVSM